The Paracoccus liaowanqingii genome window below encodes:
- a CDS encoding SARP family transcriptional regulator — protein MRFRLRLMGPVGLTSALGQDVTPRSRKARGMLALLGTAPGLRMARARLQDLLWSQSPPAQGAASLRQTLHDLRHALDAALIGGDGWAGLDPAVVSVDLRPAPGLAGQPAEFAEGLEIDDPEFEDWLRDMRLALEDQAPARQLPLLIVGEPQGDSAQARMLTKFLLQEAAARAAPLIPARATQMAEAGEGLLVESWCLGQPDDKVLMMMVLRDIASGTQLWAQHYPLSSALHDLRRASGALAMTMIQTARQAGQGGWMLYPLPDLFSFSRSRLLAADRHLQQAEGAVPCALRAFLRYTLIIERQGADPRALLEEAEAHCRRAFEAAPGDPIVLAICSLMRSWRGEVAGALDLARLACRLSPGHDMAHLALSQALNDAGRDSDALTTILRADAGPMAVLGQASWQMRRAVAQLRLGRLAEAEAAAATALAYAPDCRPALRILAALRFHRHDEAGAAEALSALRRAEPDFSLQLMASPDYPVTTLRRMGLLNVTQSGL, from the coding sequence ATGCGCTTTCGGCTACGCCTCATGGGACCGGTCGGCCTGACCAGCGCCCTGGGCCAGGATGTGACGCCGCGCAGCCGGAAGGCGCGGGGGATGCTGGCGCTGCTGGGAACGGCCCCTGGCCTGCGGATGGCGCGGGCGCGGCTTCAGGACCTGCTGTGGAGCCAAAGTCCCCCGGCGCAGGGCGCGGCCAGCCTGCGGCAGACGCTGCATGACCTGCGCCATGCCCTGGATGCGGCGCTGATCGGCGGCGACGGCTGGGCCGGGCTCGATCCTGCGGTCGTGTCGGTGGATCTGCGTCCCGCGCCCGGCCTTGCCGGGCAGCCGGCCGAGTTCGCCGAGGGGCTGGAGATCGACGATCCCGAGTTCGAGGACTGGCTGCGCGACATGCGCCTGGCGCTGGAGGACCAAGCGCCCGCGCGCCAGCTGCCGCTGCTGATCGTCGGCGAACCGCAGGGCGACAGCGCGCAGGCGCGAATGCTGACGAAATTCCTGCTGCAGGAGGCCGCGGCACGGGCCGCACCGCTGATCCCCGCCCGCGCCACGCAGATGGCCGAGGCGGGCGAGGGCCTGCTGGTGGAAAGCTGGTGCCTGGGCCAGCCCGACGACAAGGTCCTGATGATGATGGTGCTGCGCGACATCGCCAGCGGCACGCAGCTTTGGGCGCAGCACTATCCCCTGTCGTCCGCCCTGCACGATCTGCGCCGGGCCAGCGGCGCCTTGGCGATGACGATGATCCAGACCGCGCGCCAGGCCGGGCAGGGCGGCTGGATGCTCTATCCGCTTCCCGACCTGTTCAGCTTTTCGCGCAGCCGGCTGCTGGCGGCGGACCGACATCTGCAGCAGGCCGAGGGGGCGGTACCCTGCGCCTTGCGGGCCTTCCTGCGCTATACCCTGATCATCGAGCGGCAGGGCGCGGACCCTCGCGCCCTTCTGGAGGAGGCCGAGGCGCATTGCCGCCGCGCCTTCGAGGCGGCACCGGGCGATCCGATCGTGCTGGCGATCTGTTCGCTGATGAGGTCCTGGCGCGGCGAGGTGGCCGGGGCGCTGGACCTGGCACGTCTGGCCTGCCGGTTGTCCCCGGGCCATGACATGGCGCATCTGGCCCTGTCGCAGGCCCTCAACGACGCGGGGCGCGACAGCGACGCCCTGACGACGATCCTGCGCGCCGATGCGGGGCCGATGGCGGTGCTGGGACAGGCCAGCTGGCAGATGCGGCGGGCGGTGGCGCAGCTGCGCCTGGGCCGCCTGGCCGAGGCCGAGGCCGCCGCGGCGACCGCGCTGGCCTATGCCCCGGACTGCCGCCCGGCGCTGCGGATCCTGGCCGCCCTGCGCTTTCACCGGCACGACGAGGCGGGTGCCGCCGAGGCGCTGAGCGCGCTGCGCCGCGCCGAGCCGGATTTCAGCCTGCAGCTGATGGCCAGCCCCGACTATCCGGTCACGACCCTGCGGCGCATGGGATTGCTGAACGTGACGCAGTCGGGCCTCTAG
- a CDS encoding LysE family translocator, protein MEILSYATALAVVAAAPGPVVAILLARALAGQRRGAALFAAGVILAKLATLAAVMSGLVLWIGDPRAIILAAKAMVIAYLGTVVLHLWRSAARGGIAVGAAHGAASWGADLTAGIVAGLASPLSLLFFVALLSAGSTGDRIDWSSLLTVAIVTVAAPGAVYGGYVLLACRLQRLLSTTEHARLVQRAMAALLACTTIWMIAGMATPGL, encoded by the coding sequence GTGGAAATCCTGTCCTATGCCACGGCGCTTGCCGTGGTCGCCGCCGCACCCGGCCCCGTCGTGGCGATCCTGCTGGCGCGCGCGCTGGCCGGGCAACGGCGCGGGGCGGCCCTGTTCGCCGCCGGGGTCATCCTGGCAAAGCTGGCGACCCTGGCTGCCGTGATGAGCGGCCTCGTCCTCTGGATCGGCGATCCCCGGGCGATCATCCTGGCGGCGAAGGCCATGGTCATCGCCTATCTGGGGACCGTCGTCCTGCACCTTTGGCGATCGGCCGCCCGTGGCGGCATCGCGGTCGGCGCGGCTCATGGTGCCGCGTCCTGGGGTGCCGACCTGACGGCGGGCATCGTCGCGGGACTGGCCAGCCCGCTCAGCCTGCTGTTCTTCGTCGCGCTTCTGTCCGCGGGCTCGACGGGTGACCGGATCGACTGGTCCTCCCTGCTGACGGTGGCGATCGTGACCGTGGCGGCGCCTGGCGCCGTCTATGGCGGCTACGTCCTGCTGGCCTGCCGCCTGCAGCGCCTGCTGAGCACGACCGAACATGCCCGCCTTGTCCAGCGCGCCATGGCCGCGCTGCTGGCCTGCACCACGATCTGGATGATCGCGGGCATGGCGACCCCCGGCCTCTGA
- a CDS encoding trypsin-like peptidase domain-containing protein produces MQHDLAAARRFLAMGLDHPRARSIINAMRPIFRYDAVDAGRAAALKALAEACGPRIARLEVKLNGQFVPLATAWPCASGLDPDAPGPTRRFVTAGHVLPLFFQTAQILSFAGSVQTRAMHPGRVVFPDGRTFEIRKWISAHDLDLAVFDIEGQCEGLILDRSGTLPTVVAPIGYPLVAGVGLFAQIDAAYREKLFAGTGDSRPHSSRRLKGYFLHDATTIPGYSGAPVFDPATQRVVGVHVWGSADRPDIAGSSPEADPFAADLNDAVRIAAALGDGWMRDILAGLSDAPPDGAPTRPWEARQSPEAALSLSALGQEALRRIAPARRPVAPPDAGIDRDRPDSRDRWFRPSLAPPAQQILPQPTVIGDQATEGSCAAFAVAAAIEHHLAQRPDHVAAPVFRASVRMLDRMARRHDEWLDDTPDGTSLRAVLKGFYHNGVCSWDRAPYVPGLTDFFLTRDIAKEARRLTLGSYLRVRPTLDDMRMAVQEARVVIVTARIHDGWRHPDADHRIPYDTADPPQPRGLHAFVIDGYTDEGFIVQNSRGPDWGGFAGLPGHALWSFDDWAAHGGDAWVIRLAPDSARAFAVAAGGHAGAGTRRIGLLGHMIHAERGGLIEDGTLGLGARGVAETAGYLASDEGRAAYPRLLLMVHDPLLDSDTIAGLALPLTMRLKARGIYPLHIVYGMDEMLGCRLRLAHDVGQAVTRYLREGGSRDAALARQLGPGIRAQVDSYRRGAQEAAPRLMRDALAVLPLFAADEGRRIQMVSVGLGAIPARALGRAVPDVRPDHLAIAPPVPMRAARVWRLSDTRDESDLPGWRGSLTDLIAAAHDCRIRARGGTPAATIQALLGQADFTEQLVERLG; encoded by the coding sequence ATGCAGCATGACCTTGCGGCGGCCCGGAGGTTCCTGGCCATGGGTCTGGATCACCCGCGCGCCCGGTCGATCATCAACGCGATGCGGCCGATCTTCCGCTATGATGCGGTCGATGCGGGCCGGGCCGCCGCCCTCAAGGCCCTCGCCGAGGCCTGCGGTCCGAGGATCGCCCGGCTGGAGGTCAAGTTGAACGGCCAGTTCGTGCCCCTGGCGACGGCCTGGCCCTGCGCCTCCGGTCTGGACCCGGACGCGCCGGGACCGACGCGGCGCTTCGTGACGGCGGGCCATGTGCTGCCGCTGTTCTTCCAGACGGCCCAGATCCTCAGCTTCGCGGGCAGCGTCCAGACGCGGGCCATGCACCCCGGACGGGTGGTCTTTCCCGACGGCCGGACCTTCGAGATCCGCAAGTGGATCTCGGCCCATGACCTGGATCTGGCGGTCTTCGACATCGAGGGGCAGTGCGAGGGGCTGATCCTTGATCGCTCGGGCACCCTGCCGACCGTCGTGGCGCCGATCGGCTATCCGCTGGTCGCGGGGGTGGGGCTGTTCGCGCAGATCGATGCCGCCTATCGCGAAAAGCTGTTCGCCGGGACGGGGGACAGCCGGCCCCATTCCTCCAGACGGCTCAAGGGCTACTTCCTGCACGATGCGACGACTATCCCCGGCTATTCGGGCGCCCCGGTCTTCGACCCGGCGACGCAGCGGGTGGTGGGTGTGCATGTCTGGGGCTCGGCCGACCGGCCCGACATCGCCGGGAGCAGCCCCGAGGCCGACCCCTTCGCCGCGGACCTGAACGATGCCGTGCGGATCGCGGCGGCACTGGGGGACGGCTGGATGCGGGACATCCTGGCCGGCCTCAGCGACGCCCCGCCCGATGGCGCACCGACCCGCCCGTGGGAGGCCCGGCAGAGCCCCGAGGCCGCCCTGTCGCTCTCCGCACTCGGGCAGGAGGCGCTGCGCCGCATCGCCCCGGCGCGGCGTCCGGTGGCCCCGCCCGATGCCGGGATCGACCGCGACCGGCCCGACAGCCGCGACCGCTGGTTCCGCCCCTCGCTGGCCCCGCCCGCGCAGCAGATCCTGCCCCAGCCCACCGTCATCGGTGATCAGGCGACCGAGGGCAGCTGCGCCGCCTTCGCCGTCGCCGCCGCCATCGAGCATCACCTGGCGCAGCGCCCGGACCATGTCGCAGCGCCCGTCTTCCGGGCCAGCGTGCGGATGCTGGACCGCATGGCACGCCGCCACGACGAATGGCTGGACGACACTCCGGACGGCACCAGCCTGCGGGCCGTCCTCAAGGGCTTCTACCACAACGGCGTGTGCAGCTGGGATCGCGCGCCCTATGTCCCCGGGCTGACGGATTTCTTCCTGACGCGCGACATCGCCAAGGAGGCCCGCCGGCTGACCCTGGGCAGCTATCTGCGCGTGCGCCCGACGCTGGACGACATGCGCATGGCCGTGCAGGAGGCGCGCGTCGTCATCGTCACCGCCCGGATCCATGACGGCTGGCGCCATCCGGACGCCGACCACCGCATCCCCTACGACACCGCCGATCCCCCGCAGCCGCGCGGCCTGCATGCCTTCGTCATCGACGGCTATACCGACGAGGGATTCATCGTCCAGAACTCGCGCGGGCCGGACTGGGGCGGGTTCGCGGGCCTGCCCGGCCATGCGCTGTGGAGCTTCGACGATTGGGCCGCCCATGGCGGGGATGCCTGGGTGATCCGGCTGGCCCCCGACAGCGCCAGGGCCTTTGCCGTCGCGGCCGGCGGTCATGCCGGCGCGGGCACCCGACGCATCGGGCTTCTGGGCCACATGATCCATGCCGAACGGGGCGGCCTGATCGAGGACGGGACCCTGGGACTGGGCGCCCGCGGCGTGGCCGAGACGGCGGGCTACCTCGCCTCGGACGAGGGGCGGGCCGCCTATCCGCGCCTGCTGCTGATGGTGCATGATCCGCTGCTGGACAGCGATACGATCGCGGGTCTGGCCCTGCCGCTGACGATGCGGCTGAAGGCGCGGGGGATCTATCCACTCCACATCGTCTACGGCATGGACGAGATGCTGGGGTGCCGCCTGCGGCTGGCCCATGATGTCGGGCAGGCGGTCACGCGCTATCTGCGCGAGGGCGGGTCGCGGGACGCAGCGCTGGCGCGGCAGCTGGGCCCCGGGATCCGCGCGCAGGTCGACAGCTATCGCCGCGGCGCGCAGGAGGCCGCGCCCCGCCTGATGCGCGACGCGCTGGCCGTGCTGCCCCTGTTCGCGGCCGACGAGGGGCGGCGGATCCAGATGGTCTCGGTCGGCCTGGGTGCGATCCCGGCCCGGGCGCTTGGCCGCGCGGTGCCGGACGTCCGCCCCGACCATCTGGCCATCGCGCCCCCGGTCCCGATGCGCGCGGCACGGGTCTGGCGGCTGAGCGACACGCGCGACGAAAGCGACCTGCCCGGCTGGCGCGGCAGCCTGACCGACCTGATCGCCGCCGCCCATGACTGCCGCATCCGCGCCCGCGGCGGCACCCCTGCCGCGACCATCCAGGCCCTGCTGGGACAGGCCGATTTCACGGAACAGCTGGTGGAGAGGCTGGGGTGA